Proteins encoded together in one Chitinophaga sp. LS1 window:
- a CDS encoding polysaccharide biosynthesis tyrosine autokinase produces the protein MHHNGNNFQPNPIPSTGINEESSENGVDLRKLIDKFISNWYLFFIFLIICIAMSWMYIRYTTPEYKVQAKILIQDDKKGGDIPGKEIFQELQLFSSKSNVDNEVEILKSRSLMQRVVQDLQLYTSITAEGHIKRSELYGNSPFYMTWVHLKDSLRAVKYTIKPVADVTKFSLTPGKSSNTITAAWGDTMHLNEGDLVMRRNVNYAFEGTYTIDMTSLDQAVEDFQRMIDVSIPNKQVSTIDLKLDTKVPVKGETILNRFIDEYLKASVDDKNRIADSTIAFIDNRLVIVGQELSGVEKEIQNFKQSNELTDLTEQSKLLVSGTGDFLKQLTDLQVKLSVVKSLEEYLNDGKNSKRVVPSALVVEDPTFAGIIERYNMLQLERERQLLSSTESNPLIKNIDNQLAGLRQDLSTNVASVRKSIEVSIQSLQTHSGELSQKIRKVPAQERIFLDYSRQQSIKQELYLFLLQKREETAISKSSNMATARVIDHAKTVARPFRPKRSLVYLIGFLLGLVFPTLIIYLKESLSTRITHKADITGTTTVPILSEIGHFEGGEMVIVQRDSVTPLAEQFRAARTNLQFVLSGASDKVILMTSSMSGEGKSLIATNLAAVLSISGKKVVLMELDLRKPKISTYLGLKNFSGFSTYIIGKTSYEELIQPSGFNENCFVISSGPIPPNPAELLLQEKVTQLFERLRQEFDYVIIDTAPIGLVTDAQLLARYADATIYVVRQNYTFKQQLQIVNDLYQQRKMPKLNIVVNDVRKGDRNGYGYGYGYGYGYGYNVSETERPLLSKLTKKIRK, from the coding sequence ATGCATCATAACGGGAACAATTTTCAGCCAAATCCTATTCCCTCTACAGGTATTAATGAAGAGAGCAGTGAGAATGGCGTGGATCTAAGAAAGCTTATTGACAAATTCATTTCTAATTGGTACCTTTTTTTCATCTTCCTGATCATCTGTATTGCAATGTCGTGGATGTATATCCGCTACACGACACCTGAATATAAAGTGCAGGCCAAGATCCTGATCCAGGACGATAAGAAAGGAGGGGATATACCCGGTAAAGAGATCTTTCAGGAACTACAGCTCTTCTCGAGCAAGAGCAATGTAGACAATGAAGTGGAGATCCTGAAATCCCGTTCCCTTATGCAGCGCGTAGTGCAGGACCTGCAACTTTATACCAGCATTACCGCCGAAGGCCATATTAAACGCAGTGAACTGTATGGCAACTCCCCATTCTATATGACCTGGGTACATCTGAAAGATTCCCTTCGCGCGGTCAAATATACCATCAAACCCGTAGCTGACGTAACTAAATTCTCCCTCACACCCGGCAAATCCAGTAATACCATTACTGCTGCCTGGGGAGATACTATGCACCTGAATGAAGGTGACCTGGTAATGAGAAGAAATGTCAACTATGCATTTGAAGGCACCTATACAATAGATATGACCTCTTTAGATCAGGCAGTGGAAGACTTCCAGCGCATGATCGACGTGTCTATCCCCAATAAACAAGTGAGCACCATTGACCTGAAACTGGATACCAAAGTACCAGTGAAAGGGGAAACCATCCTTAACCGCTTTATCGACGAGTACCTGAAGGCCAGTGTAGACGATAAGAACAGAATAGCAGATAGTACTATTGCATTCATCGATAACAGATTGGTCATAGTAGGGCAGGAGCTGAGCGGCGTGGAAAAAGAAATTCAGAATTTCAAGCAGAGCAACGAACTGACTGACCTGACCGAACAATCTAAATTGCTCGTATCCGGTACAGGCGACTTCCTCAAACAGCTGACCGACCTCCAGGTAAAACTGAGTGTGGTAAAATCACTGGAAGAGTACCTGAACGATGGTAAAAATAGTAAAAGAGTAGTGCCGTCAGCGCTGGTGGTTGAAGATCCTACCTTCGCAGGCATCATTGAGCGCTACAATATGCTGCAACTGGAAAGGGAAAGACAACTGCTGTCCAGCACTGAGTCTAACCCGCTGATCAAAAATATCGATAACCAACTGGCAGGCTTACGTCAGGACCTTTCAACGAACGTAGCTTCTGTTAGAAAAAGTATTGAAGTAAGCATTCAGTCATTACAAACCCATTCAGGCGAACTGTCTCAGAAAATCAGGAAAGTGCCTGCACAGGAACGTATCTTCCTCGACTATTCCAGACAGCAATCCATCAAACAGGAATTATACCTGTTCCTGTTACAGAAACGTGAAGAGACTGCCATTTCCAAGTCATCCAACATGGCTACTGCCAGGGTGATTGACCATGCGAAAACAGTAGCCCGTCCATTCAGACCCAAACGTTCACTCGTGTACCTGATCGGATTTTTACTGGGGCTGGTATTCCCTACTCTGATCATCTATCTGAAAGAATCTCTCAGCACCCGTATCACGCACAAGGCGGATATCACTGGTACTACTACAGTTCCGATCCTTTCTGAGATAGGTCACTTCGAAGGTGGTGAAATGGTCATTGTACAACGTGACTCTGTAACCCCACTGGCAGAACAGTTCCGCGCCGCACGTACAAACCTCCAGTTCGTACTTTCCGGTGCTTCGGACAAGGTGATCCTCATGACTTCCAGTATGAGTGGTGAAGGTAAATCGCTCATCGCTACCAACCTGGCGGCGGTATTATCCATTTCCGGTAAGAAAGTGGTGCTGATGGAACTGGATTTAAGAAAGCCAAAGATTTCCACTTACCTGGGATTGAAAAACTTCTCCGGGTTTAGTACTTATATAATTGGTAAGACCAGCTATGAAGAGCTGATCCAGCCTTCCGGTTTTAATGAAAACTGTTTCGTGATCAGTTCTGGTCCTATTCCACCTAATCCAGCCGAGTTGTTACTCCAGGAAAAGGTAACGCAACTGTTTGAAAGACTGCGCCAGGAGTTTGACTATGTGATCATTGATACTGCACCAATCGGCCTGGTAACAGATGCACAGTTGCTGGCAAGATATGCAGATGCGACTATCTATGTAGTACGACAGAACTATACCTTCAAGCAACAGCTGCAGATCGTAAATGACCTGTATCAGCAACGTAAAATGCCGAAACTGAACATCGTGGTGAACGATGTGCGGAAAGGCGACAGAAATGGTTATGGTTACGGTTACGGATATGGTTATGGCTATGGCTACAACGTGTCTGAAACAGAAAGACCATTATTATCGAAACTGACAAAAAAAATCAGGAAATAA
- a CDS encoding NAD-dependent 4,6-dehydratase LegB has protein sequence MDLKGKKVLVTGADGFIGSHLVERLLDEGCKVKAFVYYNSFNSWGWLDSFPKEKLAQLEVFAGDVRDPNGVRTAMKDIDIVFHLAALIAIPFSYHSPDSYIDTNVKGTLNIVQAAKDLGTARVLVTSTSEVYGTAQYIPIDEKHPRQPQSPYSASKIGADCIAESFYRSFDLPLTIVRPFNTFGPRQSARAVIPTIITQLLNGKEEIKLGDLIPTRDLLFVKDTANGFVEIAKSDKLIGHDCNIATQSEISVGDLAQELINQINPNAKIMTDNERLRPEKSEVFRLYGANAKIQEYTNWKQQYSLKDGLADTIEWFKDKENLKQYKADIYNI, from the coding sequence ATGGATTTAAAGGGTAAAAAGGTACTTGTAACCGGAGCTGATGGCTTTATTGGTAGTCATCTGGTAGAACGCCTGCTGGATGAAGGATGTAAAGTAAAAGCATTTGTTTATTATAACTCTTTCAACAGCTGGGGATGGCTTGATTCATTCCCAAAAGAGAAATTAGCACAACTCGAGGTATTTGCAGGTGATGTACGTGATCCAAATGGGGTACGTACTGCCATGAAAGATATCGATATTGTCTTTCATCTTGCCGCCCTTATCGCGATCCCTTTTAGCTACCATTCACCTGACTCCTATATCGATACCAATGTAAAAGGTACGCTGAATATTGTGCAGGCGGCCAAAGACCTGGGTACCGCCCGTGTACTGGTTACCAGTACATCGGAAGTGTATGGTACTGCCCAGTATATTCCGATTGACGAGAAACATCCCCGTCAACCTCAATCACCTTACTCTGCTTCCAAGATCGGTGCTGACTGTATTGCAGAATCTTTCTACAGAAGCTTCGACCTGCCGCTCACGATTGTAAGACCATTCAACACCTTTGGTCCACGTCAGTCCGCACGTGCTGTGATACCTACTATCATTACACAGCTGTTGAACGGTAAGGAAGAAATAAAGCTGGGAGACCTGATCCCTACACGTGATTTACTGTTTGTGAAAGATACTGCCAATGGTTTCGTGGAAATCGCGAAGAGCGATAAACTGATCGGCCATGACTGTAATATCGCTACACAATCTGAAATTTCAGTAGGCGATCTGGCACAGGAGCTGATCAACCAGATCAATCCGAATGCAAAAATCATGACTGATAATGAGCGCTTAAGACCTGAGAAATCTGAAGTGTTCCGTTTGTACGGTGCGAATGCAAAGATCCAGGAGTATACAAACTGGAAACAGCAGTATAGCCTGAAAGATGGTCTGGCTGATACGATAGAGTGGTTTAAGGACAAAGAAAATTTAAAGCAGTATAAAGCCGATATATACAATATATGA
- a CDS encoding LegC family aminotransferase — protein MIPLSVPNLAGNEWKYVKDCLDTNWVSSVGSYVNQFEEMSAAFTHTKKAIATSNGTAALHISLLLADVKQGDLVVCPNITFVAPVNVIKYLGADPVLIDVDAYTWQLDVNLLESFLSNNCDLEDDGVYHKDSGKRVSAIVPVHVLGNMVDMEQLMVLSKKFNIPVVEDATEALGSTYHGQPAGSMGLFGCLSYNGNKIITTGGGGMILTNDEELGKKAKHLTTQAKSDPMEYFHDEVGYNYRLVNILAAMGVAQMEQLPDFIERKRVIAALYNEGLKDVPGFMSQVLTMGVVANCWLYTAAFPNSRELLQFLNQKGVQTRPFWVPMNRLPAFANDIYYSEADISNMVYEQCLSLPCSTNITDDEVKTVIAKIKEFYA, from the coding sequence ATGATACCGTTATCTGTGCCAAACCTGGCGGGAAATGAATGGAAATATGTGAAAGATTGCCTGGATACAAACTGGGTATCTTCAGTAGGTAGCTATGTGAATCAGTTCGAAGAAATGTCGGCTGCCTTTACCCATACCAAAAAGGCGATAGCGACCAGCAATGGTACCGCTGCACTACATATCAGTCTGTTACTGGCAGATGTTAAACAGGGAGACCTGGTGGTATGTCCGAATATCACATTTGTAGCACCTGTAAACGTCATCAAATATCTGGGAGCAGATCCTGTATTGATAGATGTGGATGCCTACACCTGGCAGCTGGATGTAAACCTGTTGGAAAGTTTCCTGAGTAATAACTGTGACCTGGAAGATGACGGCGTTTATCACAAAGATAGCGGCAAGAGAGTGAGTGCTATAGTGCCGGTGCATGTACTGGGCAATATGGTGGATATGGAGCAGTTAATGGTTTTATCAAAGAAGTTTAATATCCCGGTTGTGGAAGATGCTACAGAAGCATTGGGTTCTACCTATCACGGTCAGCCAGCTGGTTCTATGGGGCTGTTTGGATGCCTGAGTTATAATGGTAATAAAATTATCACTACCGGTGGAGGTGGCATGATCCTTACGAATGATGAGGAGTTGGGTAAAAAGGCGAAACACCTGACTACACAGGCTAAGTCTGACCCAATGGAATATTTTCATGACGAAGTTGGTTACAACTATCGTCTTGTAAATATTCTGGCGGCGATGGGGGTAGCACAGATGGAACAGCTGCCTGATTTTATCGAAAGGAAAAGAGTCATTGCGGCATTATATAATGAAGGGCTGAAAGATGTACCGGGCTTTATGTCTCAGGTGCTCACAATGGGTGTAGTAGCTAACTGCTGGCTGTATACAGCGGCATTTCCCAACAGCAGGGAATTGTTGCAATTCCTGAATCAGAAAGGTGTTCAGACACGTCCGTTCTGGGTGCCTATGAACAGGCTGCCAGCATTTGCAAATGATATATATTATTCAGAAGCCGATATCAGTAATATGGTATATGAGCAATGTCTGAGTCTTCCGTGTTCGACAAATATTACTGACGACGAAGTGAAGACGGTCATTGCAAAAATAAAGGAGTTCTATGCCTAA
- a CDS encoding acetyltransferase — translation MPKQSLILIGGGGHCKSVLEVIRTSGKWHVAGILDRKELIGTSVLDQKIIGTDDELDAYIAAGHYFLITIGQIKSAQPRQRIFESLLAKGAPIATVIADERGVSSYAAIGAGTVIHHRVSVNADVMIGQNCIINTGANVEHDCRIGDHTHISTGVLLNGNVVVGDTCLLGTGSIVSHGVQIAAQTIVGAGSLVIRDITVPGTYVGVPCKKT, via the coding sequence ATGCCTAAGCAGTCCCTAATACTGATAGGAGGCGGTGGGCACTGCAAATCCGTTTTGGAAGTGATCCGTACTTCAGGTAAATGGCACGTAGCAGGCATACTGGACAGAAAAGAATTGATAGGCACAAGTGTACTGGATCAAAAGATCATAGGTACAGATGATGAACTGGATGCGTACATCGCAGCAGGGCATTATTTTTTGATTACCATTGGTCAGATAAAAAGTGCACAACCAAGACAACGTATTTTTGAATCGCTGCTGGCCAAAGGTGCGCCTATCGCAACTGTGATTGCTGATGAAAGAGGGGTATCTTCATATGCCGCGATTGGTGCAGGTACGGTTATTCATCACAGGGTATCCGTGAATGCAGATGTCATGATCGGTCAAAACTGCATCATTAACACGGGCGCAAATGTAGAACACGATTGCCGTATTGGTGATCATACACATATTTCCACTGGTGTATTACTGAATGGTAATGTGGTGGTAGGAGATACCTGCTTGCTGGGCACAGGCAGCATCGTATCGCATGGTGTGCAGATAGCAGCACAAACCATAGTAGGCGCCGGCTCCCTTGTCATCAGGGATATCACCGTTCCCGGTACATATGTAGGTGTTCCCTGCAAAAAAACATAG
- the neuB gene encoding N-acetylneuraminate synthase: MKKVLIIAEAGVNHNGSMENAFRLIEAAAVAGADYVKFQTFKAAKLVSKTAQQAEYQEKNMGGKSTQFEMLKKLEITEEQHYLLKAHAEKNNIRFLSTGFDEESVDFLDNLGIDFFKVPSGEITNYPYLKHIAAKKKPVILSTGMTTLGEIENAVNVLLNNGIPKQHIQILHCNTEYPTPMKDVNLHAMNTIKVAFGVGVGYSDHTLGIEIPVAAVALGAEVIEKHFTLDKEMEGPDHKASLNPVELEQMISAIRNVELAMAGDGYKQPSESEKKNMAVARKSIHLNKELAQGTVITEKDLLMIRPGDGISPFEMDKIVGRKAGKALQAFHKLSWSDIA; encoded by the coding sequence ATGAAAAAAGTATTGATCATAGCCGAAGCCGGTGTGAATCATAATGGTAGCATGGAAAATGCTTTCAGACTGATTGAAGCGGCAGCAGTGGCAGGTGCGGATTATGTAAAATTCCAGACTTTCAAAGCCGCAAAACTGGTGAGTAAAACCGCTCAGCAGGCCGAATACCAGGAAAAGAATATGGGTGGTAAATCAACCCAGTTCGAAATGCTGAAAAAGCTGGAAATTACCGAAGAACAGCATTATTTGTTAAAAGCCCACGCGGAGAAAAATAATATCCGCTTCCTCAGCACCGGGTTTGACGAAGAGAGTGTAGATTTCCTGGACAATCTTGGGATAGACTTCTTCAAAGTACCTTCCGGTGAAATCACCAACTATCCCTACCTGAAACATATCGCGGCCAAAAAAAAGCCGGTGATACTGTCTACAGGCATGACTACCCTCGGAGAAATTGAAAATGCAGTGAATGTACTGCTGAATAATGGAATTCCTAAACAGCATATCCAGATCCTGCATTGCAATACAGAGTATCCAACACCCATGAAGGATGTAAACCTGCATGCCATGAACACGATTAAGGTGGCCTTCGGGGTAGGCGTAGGGTATTCTGATCATACCCTGGGTATTGAAATCCCCGTGGCGGCAGTGGCACTGGGTGCTGAAGTGATTGAAAAACACTTTACGCTGGATAAGGAGATGGAAGGACCGGATCACAAAGCTTCTTTAAATCCGGTAGAACTAGAGCAGATGATAAGCGCCATCCGCAATGTGGAACTGGCCATGGCAGGAGACGGTTATAAGCAACCCAGCGAAAGTGAAAAGAAGAATATGGCCGTGGCGAGAAAGAGCATTCACCTGAATAAAGAGCTTGCACAGGGCACGGTGATCACAGAAAAAGATCTGTTGATGATACGCCCGGGTGACGGGATTTCACCATTTGAAATGGATAAAATTGTAGGCCGTAAGGCAGGTAAAGCCTTACAGGCATTTCATAAACTCAGTTGGTCTGATATCGCATGA
- the neuC gene encoding UDP-N-acetylglucosamine 2-epimerase, giving the protein MRVAILTSSRADYGIYKPLIRALYADDFFQTAIIAFGTHLSAYHGQTVNAIEQDGYKVDYRIASLLLTDDDASISTAMGLTTIRFADFWQAHAAEFDIVFCLGDRYEMCAAVVAGLSFGVKFAHLHGGETTLGAIDNVFRHTITMASHLHFVATDVFAKRVYTLLDDQQANVTVTGALSLDNLSSLPLLNIGEFKDKWNIDLDIPSILITIHPETVGAGQNIIHLQEVLGALETLASTYQLVITMPNADTNGSVFRQAFQTLGQANSEKIKLIENFGTQSYFSCMQHASMLLGNTSSGIIEAASFNKYVINLGDRQKGRLVGSNVLHVPFSKTAILEAVNHAAKAGPYTGENIYFKGGAAERIIHTLKQL; this is encoded by the coding sequence ATGAGAGTAGCTATTTTGACAAGTTCCAGGGCGGATTACGGAATATACAAACCGCTGATCAGGGCATTGTATGCAGATGATTTTTTTCAGACTGCCATCATTGCTTTTGGTACACATTTGTCTGCCTATCATGGGCAGACGGTGAATGCGATTGAGCAGGACGGATACAAAGTGGACTACAGAATAGCTTCGTTGCTGCTAACAGATGATGATGCATCTATCTCTACGGCGATGGGGCTGACCACCATCCGCTTTGCGGATTTCTGGCAGGCACATGCTGCAGAATTTGATATTGTGTTTTGCCTGGGTGACCGCTATGAGATGTGTGCCGCTGTGGTCGCCGGTCTCAGCTTTGGAGTGAAATTTGCACATCTGCATGGTGGCGAAACAACTTTAGGCGCTATTGACAATGTTTTCAGGCATACCATCACTATGGCATCGCATCTGCACTTTGTAGCCACCGATGTGTTTGCTAAAAGAGTATACACCTTATTGGACGATCAGCAGGCCAACGTGACGGTGACCGGCGCCCTGAGCCTGGATAATCTCAGCAGTCTTCCCTTATTGAACATAGGAGAATTCAAAGACAAATGGAATATTGACCTGGATATACCTTCTATTTTGATCACCATCCATCCGGAAACGGTGGGAGCAGGTCAGAATATTATCCATTTACAGGAAGTGCTGGGCGCACTGGAAACACTGGCATCCACGTATCAGCTGGTGATCACAATGCCAAATGCAGATACCAATGGCAGTGTATTTCGCCAGGCATTTCAGACTCTCGGACAAGCTAATTCGGAAAAGATAAAACTGATAGAAAATTTTGGTACCCAAAGCTATTTTTCCTGCATGCAACATGCAAGCATGCTCCTGGGAAATACCAGCAGCGGTATCATAGAAGCAGCCTCTTTTAATAAATATGTTATTAATCTGGGAGACAGGCAGAAAGGCAGACTGGTAGGTAGCAATGTGCTGCATGTACCATTCAGCAAAACTGCTATACTGGAAGCGGTTAACCACGCCGCAAAAGCAGGCCCTTACACAGGTGAGAATATTTATTTCAAGGGCGGAGCGGCAGAAAGGATCATACATACCCTTAAGCAGCTTTAA
- a CDS encoding nucleotidyltransferase family protein, producing the protein MADYKKHLINQDATLMEGLARLNVLASDTILFVVDEDDKLVGSLTDGDIRRGLLRGLQLDSYVRDFIAKPPKIIQKGKYTVEQIIEYRKNNLKIIPVVDSEGCIQNIVNFRYHRSYLPVDAIIMAGGRGERLKPLTDNTPKPLLKVGDKPIIEYNIDRLVSYGIDDIWISVRYLGEQIEEHLKDGSEKGATIKYIWEDTPLGTIGAVSKVRELSHDYVLVSNSDLLTDLNYEDFFLDFIAKDAMLSIVTIPYHVEVPYAVLETDESHVRSFKEKPTYTYYSNGGIYLMKRECLHLIPEGGFFNATDLMEALISRGDKVASYPLHGYWLDIGKHEDFKKAQEDIKYIRF; encoded by the coding sequence ATGGCAGATTACAAGAAACACCTAATAAATCAGGATGCAACGCTGATGGAAGGACTGGCACGACTAAATGTGCTGGCCAGTGATACGATTTTATTTGTAGTAGATGAAGATGACAAATTAGTTGGCTCACTAACGGATGGAGATATTCGCAGAGGTTTGCTCAGAGGCTTGCAGCTTGATAGCTATGTGCGTGATTTCATTGCCAAACCCCCAAAGATCATTCAAAAAGGGAAGTACACTGTCGAACAGATCATTGAATACAGGAAGAATAATCTGAAGATCATTCCTGTGGTAGACAGCGAAGGCTGTATACAGAATATTGTGAACTTCCGTTACCACCGTTCTTACCTGCCTGTAGATGCCATCATCATGGCCGGCGGCAGGGGAGAGCGCCTGAAACCGTTGACTGATAATACACCTAAACCGTTATTGAAAGTAGGTGATAAACCTATTATCGAATATAATATCGACAGACTCGTGAGCTATGGTATTGACGATATATGGATATCTGTACGTTACCTGGGTGAGCAGATTGAAGAGCACCTGAAAGATGGCAGTGAAAAAGGTGCTACCATCAAATACATATGGGAAGATACCCCGTTAGGTACGATCGGTGCGGTTTCCAAGGTCAGGGAATTAAGCCATGACTATGTGCTGGTGAGTAATTCAGACCTGCTTACTGACCTGAATTACGAAGACTTTTTCCTGGACTTCATTGCCAAAGATGCCATGCTCTCTATAGTGACGATTCCTTACCATGTAGAAGTGCCATATGCAGTGCTGGAAACAGATGAATCTCATGTACGCTCTTTCAAAGAGAAGCCTACCTATACATATTATTCCAATGGAGGTATTTACCTGATGAAAAGGGAATGCCTGCACCTGATACCGGAAGGTGGATTTTTTAATGCTACAGACCTCATGGAAGCATTGATTTCAAGAGGAGATAAGGTGGCATCTTATCCCTTGCATGGTTATTGGCTGGACATTGGGAAACATGAAGATTTCAAAAAAGCACAGGAAGACATTAAATATATTCGATTTTAG
- a CDS encoding acylneuraminate cytidylyltransferase family protein produces the protein MPVLVTICARGGSKGVPGKNIKPLGGRPLIDYSIKMAQKFVAKYDGVIALSTDDEGIIRVAAECGITTNYKRPAELASDTAGKVDAIADLLFFVEGQRNTKFEYLLDLDVTSPFRTMEDLDTAFQAFKAEENALTLFSVSKAGRNPYFNMVEQKENGFYGVVKSAGSGFLSRQASPQVYDINGSFYFYRRSFFDLGTNKVITERSMIYDMPHICFDVDHQIDFDFMEYLVNNGKVGIELL, from the coding sequence ATGCCGGTATTAGTAACAATATGTGCCCGGGGTGGTTCCAAAGGAGTACCGGGCAAGAATATCAAGCCATTGGGCGGCAGGCCGCTTATTGATTATTCTATTAAAATGGCGCAGAAGTTTGTGGCGAAATACGATGGAGTGATCGCATTGTCTACAGACGATGAAGGTATCATTCGCGTAGCTGCGGAGTGTGGTATTACTACCAATTATAAGCGCCCGGCTGAGCTGGCATCTGATACTGCCGGTAAAGTTGATGCCATTGCCGACCTCTTGTTTTTTGTGGAAGGACAGCGCAATACAAAATTCGAATACCTGCTGGACCTGGATGTAACGTCTCCTTTCCGAACGATGGAAGACCTTGATACAGCTTTCCAGGCTTTCAAAGCGGAGGAAAACGCACTCACTCTATTTTCCGTAAGTAAAGCAGGTCGTAACCCATATTTTAACATGGTGGAACAAAAGGAAAATGGATTCTATGGCGTCGTAAAATCTGCAGGTAGTGGATTTTTGAGCCGTCAGGCATCTCCGCAGGTTTATGATATCAATGGATCCTTTTATTTTTACAGACGCTCATTTTTTGATCTGGGTACAAACAAGGTAATTACAGAAAGGTCTATGATATACGATATGCCTCATATTTGTTTCGATGTGGATCATCAGATCGATTTCGATTTTATGGAGTATCTGGTAAATAACGGGAAGGTTGGCATTGAATTACTTTAA
- a CDS encoding sialidase family protein, whose translation MLIALAGCKKSDNLVTYDDRLKLIDNNSIVVVNDDAEEQRKSEALVFKKDVLMANSQFPGGFGYPELLITQSGHWILSAVGHSVGLIDTDSATIALASSYDLGETWTLDSTLQEKVGEINISMPNMLDVGNNKRVLVFLAKNSSSDINLYVKASDDGGETWQPLININPLHDGYNVISNSKLIQLKSGRLLLPVAFAPEIYRYYNQTTMFCYYSDDYGLTWQKGRVYGASVPLQEPCVTELGNGKLLMAIRSTAGGVLFSTSSDQGITWSDISKSAINTPEAPETVVYSPTYNCLFMVWNNATYDPAIFDKRNPLTLAVSFDNGKTWEKKIDLENTNGYSYSYPSVKIAGKQLIITYNKYNKSGALPRIALAKVDIEKLIK comes from the coding sequence ATGCTAATCGCGCTGGCAGGTTGTAAAAAGTCGGATAATCTGGTAACCTATGACGACCGGCTTAAACTGATTGACAACAACAGCATTGTTGTGGTGAATGACGATGCCGAAGAACAGCGCAAATCAGAAGCACTTGTATTCAAAAAGGATGTGCTTATGGCTAACTCCCAGTTCCCGGGCGGTTTTGGCTACCCGGAGTTACTGATCACCCAGAGTGGCCATTGGATACTGTCAGCCGTAGGTCATTCCGTAGGTCTGATCGATACGGATAGCGCCACGATTGCGTTGGCATCCAGTTACGACCTGGGCGAGACCTGGACCCTTGATTCTACGCTACAGGAAAAGGTGGGTGAAATCAATATTTCCATGCCCAATATGCTGGATGTAGGGAATAATAAAAGAGTTCTGGTGTTCCTGGCTAAGAATTCCTCTTCAGACATAAATTTGTATGTGAAAGCAAGCGATGATGGGGGCGAAACCTGGCAGCCGCTGATAAATATCAATCCGCTTCACGACGGTTACAACGTTATTAGCAATTCCAAACTGATACAATTGAAATCCGGCAGGCTGTTGCTACCGGTTGCATTTGCCCCTGAAATTTATAGGTATTATAATCAAACGACCATGTTCTGTTATTATAGTGACGATTATGGTCTGACCTGGCAAAAAGGTAGAGTCTATGGGGCCAGTGTGCCGCTGCAGGAGCCTTGTGTAACAGAGCTGGGCAACGGTAAACTACTTATGGCCATCAGGAGCACAGCGGGTGGCGTATTGTTCTCCACCAGCAGTGATCAGGGCATTACCTGGTCTGACATATCCAAATCTGCGATAAACACGCCGGAAGCACCGGAAACAGTAGTCTATTCTCCAACCTATAATTGCCTGTTTATGGTATGGAACAATGCCACCTACGATCCGGCAATTTTTGATAAACGGAATCCATTGACACTGGCAGTAAGTTTTGATAATGGCAAAACCTGGGAAAAGAAAATTGATCTTGAAAATACAAATGGCTACTCGTACAGTTATCCTTCTGTGAAGATTGCCGGCAAGCAGCTTATTATTACATACAACAAGTACAATAAGTCAGGAGCTTTGCCCCGCATTGCGCTTGCAAAGGTGGATATAGAAAAATTAATTAAATGA